A genomic region of Hippoglossus hippoglossus isolate fHipHip1 chromosome 8, fHipHip1.pri, whole genome shotgun sequence contains the following coding sequences:
- the gaa gene encoding lysosomal alpha-glucosidase isoform X4 produces MTEERKPWLKDPSSRRYEVELPAGVPQSRADGDDALYTTEYQSDPFGFIVRRKSNGKVIMNTTVAPLLFADQYLQLSTTLASSLVSGLGEHYTSLLLDLNWTSLTLWNRDMAPHADANLYGSHPFFLVQEEDGLAHGVFLLNSNAIEVMLQPTPALTWVSTGGILDLYILLGPDPESVVRQYLEVIGYPMMPPYWSLGFHLCRWGYKTTDTTRKVAQHMHDANFPLDVQWNDLDYADKRRIFTFDPRRFGDLPEMVEELHEGGMKYILILDPGISSTSPPGTYPPFDDGLKRDVFIKNATGHILIGKVWPGPTAFPDFTNPETRKWWEDCIRDFHSKVPVDGLWIDMNEPASFVQGSVEGCPDSDLENPPYTPRVVGGRLNSGTLCMSAQQRLSTHYNLHNMYGLTEAYATNRALVKIRGKRPFVLSRSSFPGIGRFSGVWTGDVRSDWEQLRYSIPAVLQFSLFGVPLVGADICGFGGNTTEELCVRWMQLGAFYPFMRNHNDLPNAVRQTSFLTCPQEPYVFGQKAQAAMRSALNLRYSLLPFLYTLFHHAHTSADTVARPLFMEFPSDPNCQSIDRQFLWGSSLLISPVLEQGAVGLAAYLPLCTWYNLHNGQPVYSKGQYMLLPAPLDTINVHVREGHVIPQQDPALTTTASRRNPFFLTVALSAGGWAWGDMFWDDGESLDTYKTGNYCYVTFVAAQCQIVGDPVRLNEALDGLVLGGLRVFGVPSPPRYVLANGDKVKDFMYHSDTKLLTVTSLALPMSKVFTVQWAL; encoded by the exons atgacagaagaaagaaaaccatgG TTGAAGGACCCATCATCTCGGCGATATGAAGTCGAGCTCCCAGCTGGTGTTCCTCAGAGCCGAGCTGATGGCGATGATGCCCTCTACACAACGGAGTACCAGTCTGACCCGTTTGGTTTCATAGTGCGACGTAAATCCAACGGAAAAGTGAT TATGAACACAACTGTggctcctctgctgtttgctgaCCAGTACCTGCAGCTGTCAACCACACTGGCCTCTTCCCTCGTCTCTGGCCTCGGGGAGCATTACACCTCCCTGCTGCTGGATCTTAACTGGACTTCACTGACTCTCTGGAACCGAGACATGGCTCCTCAT GCTGATGCAAATCTTTACGGCTCCCACCCATTCTTCTTAGTACAGGAGGAGGATGGTCTAGCACATGGAGTTTTCCTTCTCAACAGCAATGCAATTG AGGTGATGCTGCAGCCGACCCCTGCTCTCACCTGGGTGTCCACTGGAGGAATCCTGGACCTGTATATTCTTTTGGGTCCTGACCCTGAAAGTGTTGTTCGACAGTACCTCGAGGTCATTG GCTATCCCATGATGCCCCCGTATTGGTCACTGGGCTTTCATCTGTGTCGCTGGGGTTACAAAACCACTGATACAACCCGCAAGGTTGCACAGCACATGCACGATGCCAACTTTCCACTG GATGTGCAGTGGAATGATCTGGATTATGCAGATAAGCGCAGGATTTTCACTTTTGACCCCCGGCGATTTGGGGACCTCCCAGAGATGGTGGAAGAGCTCCATGAGGGAGGCATGAAGTACATCCTTATTCTG GACCCGGGGATCAGCAGCACTAGCCCCCCTGGAACTTACCCCCCCTTTGATGACGGACTGAAAAGAGATGTCTTCATTAAAAATGCTACAGGACACATCCTGATAGGGAAG GTTTGGCCTGGTCCAACAGCCTTCCCTGACTTCACTAACCCAGAGACCAGAAAGTGGTGGGAGGACTGCATCAGAGATTTTCATTCTAAAGTGCCTGTGGATGGATTGTGGATT GATATGAATGAACCAGCCAGTTTTGTGCAGGGATCAGTGGAGGGCTGCCCTGACAGTGATCTGGAGAACCCGCCTTACACACCCA GAGTGGTCGGAGGCCGGTTGAACTCAGGAACTCTCTGCATGTCAGCTCAGCAGAGGCTGTCCACTCACTACAACCTGCACAATATGTACGGACTGACAGAGGCGTATGCCACTAACAG AGCTCTTGTGAAGATTCGAGGGAAGAGGCCCTTTGTCCTGTCCCGCTCCTCATTCCCCGGCATCGGGCGCTTCTCCGGAGTGTGGACAGGTGACGTCAGGAGCGACTGGGAGCAGCTTCGATACTCTATCCCTG CGGTGCTGCAGTTCAGCCTGTTCGGGGTGCCTCTGGTGGGGGCAGACATCTGTGGCTTTGGAGGCAACACCACGGAGGAGCTGTGTGTGCGATGGATGCAGCTCGGGGCCTTTTACCCGTTTATGAGGAACCACAATGACCTGCCCAACGCTGTGAGACAGACTTCGTttttgacttgt CCTCAGGAGCCCTATGTATTTGGGCAGAAGGCCCAGGCTGCCATGCGGAGTGCGTTGAACCTAAGATACTCCCTTCTCCCGTTCCTCTATACACTCTTCCATCATGCACACACCTCTGCTGATACTGTGGCCAGGCCTCTCTTTATGGA GTTTCCCTCTGACCCCAACTGCCAGAGCATAGACCGTCAGTTCCTGTGGGGGAGTTCACTTCTAATTAGCCCAGTCCTAGAGCAAGGGGCAGTGGGACTGGCTGCCTACCTGCCCCTCTGCACTTGGTACAACTTGCATAAC GGTCAACCTGTCTACAGTAAGGGTCAGTACATGCTGCTGCCAGCCCCTCTGGACACTATCAACGTTCATGTGAGGGAGGGACACGTTATCCCACAGCAG GATCCTGCCCTGACAACCACAGCCTCACGCAGAAACCCGTTCTTCCTGACGGTGGCGCTGTCAGCAGGCGGCTGGGCCTGGGGCGACATGTTCTGGGATGACGGGGAAAGTCTTGATACCTACAAAACAGGAAATTACTGTTATGTCACCTTTGTGGCTGCTCAG TGTCAGATAGTGGGTGATCCTGTGAGGCTGAATGAGGCCCTGGATGGTCTGGTGCTGGGAGGCCTACGGGTGTTTGGGGTGCCCTCACCCCCCCGCTATGTATTGGCCAATGGGGACAAAGTCAAGGATTTCATGTACCACAGTGACACCAAG CTTTTGACAGTGACCAGCCTGGCCTTGCCCATGTCTAAGGTGTTTACAGTCCAGTGGGCTCTCTGA